The Triticum aestivum cultivar Chinese Spring unplaced genomic scaffold, IWGSC CS RefSeq v2.1 scaffold244162, whole genome shotgun sequence genome window below encodes:
- the LOC123172878 gene encoding expansin-like A4 isoform X1, with amino-acid sequence MARLLLVLVLAVAAAVAQSLPAHVSAAPSPSWSYRCGWCPRRSTASLLPPDAGILIGAACGYCDPADLAADGGFHIATVSAGFFHSGRACGACYQLRCRDRGACAEDGVKVVVVADVAKPATDTNRTGGSQFQLTKDAFAALTASRDDGQLRSLVDAAVNVDFRRIPCAYKSKNLAVRVDETSSRNRGHLALRFLYHGGQTDIVAVEVAQAAALGAAQSAAAPSPMNWQYMTRHQGSPGGWRTSRAPAGPLQLRLVVTAGSGSKWLRAEGAMLPAKWQPGAAALYRPNGTTRSRKVKRNGGRGITAKKTPKARKLYNDALGIFRPGTPHRRRRSSAKRNGACSMIVVPHWQVASAY; translated from the exons ATGGCGCGCcttctcctcgtcctcgtcctcgcggtggccgccgccgtcgcccaatcACTGCCCGCGCACGTTTCTGCGGCTCCCTCGCCATCATGGTCCTACCGCTGTGGCTGGTGCCCTCGCCGCTccaccgcctccctcctccctcccgaCGCCGGCATCCTCATCGGCGCCGCGTGCGGTTACTGTGACCCGGCGGACCTCGCTGCGGACGGTGGGTTCCACATCGCGACCGTCAGCGCTGGATTCTTCCATAGCGGCCGGGCCTGCGGCGCCTGCTACCAGCTGAGGTGCAGGGACCGGGGCGCGTGCGCGGAGGACGGCGTCAaggtcgtcgtcgtcgctgacgtgGCTAAGCCGGCGACGGACACGAACAGGACAGGCGGCAGCCAGTTCCAGCTCACGAAGGACGCGTTCGCAGCCTTGACCGCTTCTCGTGACGATGGTCAGCTCAGGAGCTTGGTGGACGCGGCCGTCAACGTCGACTTCAGGAGGATACCTTGCGCGTACAAGAGCAAAAACCTGGCGGTGAGGGTGGATGAGACGAGCAGCAGGAACAGGGGGCACCTCGCCCTCCGCTTCCTCTATCACGGCGGCCAGACCGACATAGTCGCGGTCGAGGTCGCGCAGGCGGCGGCTCTTGGTGCCGCCCAGAGCGCTGCCGCTCCATCGCCAATGAACTGGCAGTACATGACGCGTCACCAGGGGTCACCCGGGGGGTGGCGCACGTCGCGCGCGCCGGCCGGCCCGCTGCAGCTTCGGCTCGTAGTCACCGCTGGTTCCGGCAGCAAGTGGCTGCGCGCCGAAGGGGCGATGCTCCCCGCGAAGTGGCAGCCTGG CGCGGCCGCGCTTTACCGACCAAACGGCACAACACGAAGCAGAAAAGTGAAGAGAAACGGAGGAAGGGGCATAACAGCAAAAAAGACCCCGAAAGCTAGGAAACTTTACAACGACGCCCTTGGGATATTCCGACCTGGAACACCTCATCgtcgtcgccggagttcggccaaaagAAATGGTGCGTGCTCCATGATTGTGGTTCCACATTGGCAAGTAGCTAGTGCATATTAG
- the LOC123172878 gene encoding expansin-like A4 isoform X2, translating to MARLLLVLVLAVAAAVAQSLPAHVSAAPSPSWSYRCGWCPRRSTASLLPPDAGILIGAACGYCDPADLAADGGFHIATVSAGFFHSGRACGACYQLRCRDRGACAEDGVKVVVVADVAKPATDTNRTGGSQFQLTKDAFAALTASRDDGQLRSLVDAAVNVDFRRIPCAYKSKNLAVRVDETSSRNRGHLALRFLYHGGQTDIVAVEVAQAAALGAAQSAAAPSPMNWQYMTRHQGSPGGWRTSRAPAGPLQLRLVVTAGSGSKWLRAEGAMLPAKWQPGAVYDTGLRVTEVAANTCGSASCSAGDDNHDDE from the coding sequence ATGGCGCGCcttctcctcgtcctcgtcctcgcggtggccgccgccgtcgcccaatcACTGCCCGCGCACGTTTCTGCGGCTCCCTCGCCATCATGGTCCTACCGCTGTGGCTGGTGCCCTCGCCGCTccaccgcctccctcctccctcccgaCGCCGGCATCCTCATCGGCGCCGCGTGCGGTTACTGTGACCCGGCGGACCTCGCTGCGGACGGTGGGTTCCACATCGCGACCGTCAGCGCTGGATTCTTCCATAGCGGCCGGGCCTGCGGCGCCTGCTACCAGCTGAGGTGCAGGGACCGGGGCGCGTGCGCGGAGGACGGCGTCAaggtcgtcgtcgtcgctgacgtgGCTAAGCCGGCGACGGACACGAACAGGACAGGCGGCAGCCAGTTCCAGCTCACGAAGGACGCGTTCGCAGCCTTGACCGCTTCTCGTGACGATGGTCAGCTCAGGAGCTTGGTGGACGCGGCCGTCAACGTCGACTTCAGGAGGATACCTTGCGCGTACAAGAGCAAAAACCTGGCGGTGAGGGTGGATGAGACGAGCAGCAGGAACAGGGGGCACCTCGCCCTCCGCTTCCTCTATCACGGCGGCCAGACCGACATAGTCGCGGTCGAGGTCGCGCAGGCGGCGGCTCTTGGTGCCGCCCAGAGCGCTGCCGCTCCATCGCCAATGAACTGGCAGTACATGACGCGTCACCAGGGGTCACCCGGGGGGTGGCGCACGTCGCGCGCGCCGGCCGGCCCGCTGCAGCTTCGGCTCGTAGTCACCGCTGGTTCCGGCAGCAAGTGGCTGCGCGCCGAAGGGGCGATGCTCCCCGCGAAGTGGCAGCCTGGCGCGGTCTACGACACTGGCCTGCGCGTCACCGAGGTCGCTGCAAACACCTGCGGCAGCGCCTCGTGCAGCGCCGGAGACGACAACCACGACGACGAGTAG